A genomic segment from Chloroflexota bacterium encodes:
- the coaD gene encoding pantetheine-phosphate adenylyltransferase — MVVALYPGSFDPFHRGHVDITERAAGLFDEVVVAIYDTPSKRLLFATDDRFRLAQASLAHLKNVRVVTYQNLTGDCARAEGATVIVRGLRTATDYDYESRLALANRSLFPDIDTVFLVTSPHYVFLSSTLLKEVAGLGGDFSAWVPPTVRDALLARFAQG; from the coding sequence ATGGTTGTCGCCCTCTATCCAGGCTCCTTTGACCCATTCCACCGTGGCCATGTGGACATCACGGAGCGAGCCGCCGGGCTTTTCGATGAGGTGGTCGTGGCAATCTACGACACCCCCTCGAAACGATTGTTATTTGCGACCGACGACCGTTTCCGGCTGGCCCAGGCATCCCTGGCCCACCTGAAGAATGTACGGGTCGTCACTTACCAGAATCTTACAGGCGATTGTGCTCGTGCTGAGGGCGCAACGGTGATTGTGCGAGGTCTGCGCACCGCCACCGATTACGACTACGAGTCTCGCCTTGCTCTGGCCAACAGGTCCCTTTTTCCCGACATTGACACGGTCTTTCTTGTCACCAGCCCGCATTATGTTTTTCTCAGCTCTACACTGCTCAAAGAGGTTGCCGGGCTGGGAGGCGATTTCTCGGCCTGGGTACCACCTACTGTCCGGGATGCCCTGTTGGCGCGCTTTGCACAGGGTTAA